The following are encoded together in the Bicyclus anynana chromosome 2, ilBicAnyn1.1, whole genome shotgun sequence genome:
- the LOC112054083 gene encoding protein elav-like, translated as MSKGDGEQQNGSGEESKTNLIINYLPQSMTQEEIRSLFSSIGEVESCKLIRNKGAAFPDALNHALHGGGQSLGYAFVNYHRAEDAEKAISTLNGLRLQNKTIKVSFARPSSEAIKGANLYVSGLPKTMTQTELERLFSPYGRIITSRILCENSGGRPFTGGEQGLSKGVGFIRFDQRVEAERAIQELNGTVPKGATEPITVKFANNPSNNGKALAPLAAYLPAALRFPAPLGRFSSGKSLLAINKGLQRYSPLAGELLGGVLPGAVGSEWCIFVYNLAPETEENVLWQLFGPFGAVQSVKVIRDLQTNKCKGYGFITMTNYDEAVVAIQSLNGYTLGNRVLQVSFKTNKIKTI; from the coding sequence ATGTCGAAGGGCGACGGTGAACAACAGAACGGCTCCGGCGAGGAGTCCAAGACCAACCTCATCATCAACTATCTGCCGCAGAGCATGACCCAGGAGGAGATCCGGAGCCTCTTCTCGAGCATCGGCGAAGTGGAGTCCTGCAAGTTGATACGGAACAAAGGAGCGGCCTTCCCGGACGCGCTCAACCATGCGCTGCACGGCGGCGGCCAGAGCCTGGGCTACGCCTTCGTCAACTACCACCGCGCCGAGGACGCGGAGAAGGCCATCTCCACGCTCAACGGGTTGCGGCTGCAGAACAAGACGATCAAGGTATCCTTCGCCCGCCCCAGCAGCGAGGCCATCAAAGGCGCCAACCTGTACGTGTCCGGCCTGCCCAAGACGATGACTCAGACTGAACTAGAGAGATTGTTCAGTCCCTACGGCCGCATCATCACTTCGCGCATTCTCTGCGAAAATTCTGGCGGACGACCGTTCACCGGCGGAGAACAAGGCCTGTCTAAGGGGGTCGGTTTCATCCGCTTCGACCAACGAGTGGAGGCGGAGCGCGCCATACAAGAGTTGAACGGGACAGTGCCAAAGGGAGCGACGGAGCCCATCACAGTGAAATTCGCCAACAACCCGAGCAACAATGGAAAGGCGTTGGCCCCGCTCGCAGCTTATCTGCCGGCCGCCCTGCGCTTTCCGGCGCCTTTGGGAAGATTCAGTTCAGGCAAGTCCCTCCTAGCTATAAACAAAGGCCTCCAGCGCTACAGCCCGCTGGCCGGCGAGCTGCTGGGCGGCGTGCTGCCCGGCGCCGTGGGCTCGGAGTGGTGCATCTTCGTGTACAACCTGGCGCCGGAGACGGAGGAGAACGTGCTGTGGCAGCTGTTCGGCCCGTTCGGCGCCGTGCAGAGCGTGAAGGTGATCCGCGACCTGCAGACCAACAAGTGCAAAGGCTACGGGTTCATCACCATGACCAACTACGACGAGGCGGTGGTCGCCATCCAGTCCCTCAACGGCTACACGCTCGGGAACAGAGTGCTGCAGGTCAGTTTCAAGACAAACAAGATCAAGACGATCTAA